From the genome of Hymenobacter cellulosilyticus, one region includes:
- a CDS encoding truncated hemoglobin encodes MKNSVLFTALMLAGGLFVSSCGKEEAEATPPTLYDRLGKTEGVAKIVDGLIANVGAETATPNSVMLRSHKPMLDAINGVNGQAPTDPTRLQRLRNHVVDQLGEATGGPLTYKGKSMLAAHTGMAVTNNEFAVWRTQLEKSLNDNKVSEADKAALYVIIDKMHDDVVNH; translated from the coding sequence TTGAAGAACTCCGTACTCTTTACAGCCCTTATGCTGGCTGGTGGCCTGTTTGTTAGCTCCTGCGGCAAAGAAGAAGCCGAGGCTACTCCCCCCACCCTGTATGACCGCCTGGGCAAGACCGAAGGCGTAGCCAAAATCGTGGACGGCCTGATTGCCAACGTAGGTGCCGAAACGGCCACGCCTAATTCCGTTATGCTGCGCTCCCACAAGCCCATGCTTGACGCTATAAATGGTGTAAACGGTCAGGCCCCCACCGACCCGACCCGCCTGCAGCGCCTGCGCAACCACGTGGTGGACCAGCTAGGGGAAGCTACCGGCGGCCCGCTGACCTACAAAGGCAAGAGCATGCTGGCCGCTCATACTGGCATGGCAGTTACCAACAACGAATTTGCCGTGTGGCGCACGCAGCTGGAGAAGTCCCTGAACGATAATAAGGTGTCGGAGGCTGATAAGGCCGCGCTGTACGTCATCATCGACAAAATGCACGACGACGTGGTAAACCACTAA
- the mreC gene encoding rod shape-determining protein MreC, translating to MNNLLNFLFRYRGILVFGLLEVLSLYLYVRNSSYQKAAFFNSANAYTGEVLAARTRVYDYFRLFEVNRNLVAENAMLRQQLYRPDIAGREADTLPVAQDSLSQARLRTLAHPDSLLLGLRQIPARDPDYPLIPARVINNSLRKVDNYLTLNVGSVDGLKPGMGVLAAAGVVGRVKVASEHYATVTSVLHSKTSISAKLQRDGTFGTIKWLGDDPTQVLLDYIPRQNKLVRGDTVVTSGYNAIFPEGVMIGTVQSFVKEPDKNFWTVRVRLAVDFTKLTYVYVVSSRPKAERDTVETRTGIKPEEEEKP from the coding sequence ATGAATAACCTGCTCAACTTCCTTTTCCGCTACCGGGGCATCCTGGTGTTCGGACTATTGGAGGTGCTGAGCTTGTATTTGTACGTGCGCAACAGCTCGTACCAGAAAGCAGCGTTTTTCAACTCGGCCAACGCCTACACCGGCGAAGTGCTGGCCGCCCGGACCCGGGTGTATGACTATTTCCGGCTATTTGAAGTAAACCGGAACCTGGTTGCCGAAAACGCCATGCTCCGGCAGCAGCTTTACCGGCCCGATATAGCCGGCCGGGAAGCCGACACGCTGCCCGTGGCCCAGGACAGCCTGAGCCAGGCCCGCCTGCGCACGCTGGCCCACCCAGACTCTCTGCTGCTCGGGTTGCGCCAGATTCCGGCCCGCGACCCGGATTATCCACTGATTCCGGCCCGAGTTATCAACAATTCGCTCCGAAAAGTGGATAACTACCTCACCTTGAACGTTGGCTCGGTTGATGGGCTAAAGCCGGGCATGGGGGTGCTGGCCGCTGCTGGCGTGGTAGGCCGGGTGAAAGTAGCCAGTGAGCATTACGCCACCGTGACCTCCGTGCTGCACTCCAAAACCTCGATTTCAGCCAAGCTGCAGCGTGATGGGACCTTCGGCACCATAAAGTGGCTCGGCGACGACCCCACCCAGGTACTGCTCGATTACATTCCGCGCCAGAACAAGCTGGTGCGCGGCGACACAGTCGTTACGTCGGGCTACAACGCCATTTTCCCCGAGGGCGTCATGATTGGCACGGTGCAGTCGTTTGTAAAGGAGCCCGATAAGAACTTCTGGACAGTGCGGGTGCGCCTGGCTGTCGATTTTACCAAGCTTACCTACGTGTACGTGGTCAGCAGCCGGCCTAAGGCGGAGCGCGACACGGTGGAAACCCGCACGGGAATTAAGCCTGAAGAGGAGGAAAAGCCGTGA
- a CDS encoding penicillin-binding transpeptidase domain-containing protein: MANIMATIANRGYYYTPHFVRGIGQGGPLPEYTQRHVTTVDPKYFESVIPGMQAVVDGRGGTGNFASLAQFGISVAGKTGTVQNPHGDDHATFAAFAPAEDPKIAIAVFIENAGFGGTSAAPLASLMIEKYLRGKVVRKRWEYWLQGSADKFVKHR; this comes from the coding sequence ATGGCTAACATTATGGCCACCATTGCCAACCGCGGCTACTATTACACCCCGCATTTCGTGCGCGGCATCGGGCAGGGCGGGCCGCTGCCCGAGTACACCCAGCGCCACGTGACCACCGTCGACCCGAAGTACTTCGAATCGGTGATTCCGGGCATGCAGGCCGTGGTAGACGGGCGCGGGGGCACCGGCAACTTCGCCAGCCTGGCCCAGTTTGGTATTTCGGTGGCGGGCAAAACCGGCACCGTGCAGAACCCCCACGGCGACGACCACGCCACGTTTGCCGCCTTTGCCCCGGCCGAGGACCCTAAGATTGCCATTGCCGTGTTTATTGAAAACGCCGGCTTCGGGGGCACTTCGGCCGCGCCCCTGGCTTCGCTCATGATTGAGAAGTACCTGCGGGGCAAAGTGGTGCGCAAACGGTGGGAATACTGGCTGCAGGGCAGTGCCGATAAATTCGTAAAACACCGCTAA
- a CDS encoding c-type cytochrome → MHKFLRLFPTRALAGAAVSLLAFVSACTYSKGPEPSPCNDPTPATYAAVISPIFDANCRACHGATVYQTLGGGNDYSTYEGIKRQSSRLIIGCISHEAGYNPMPKGGAKISECDIAQIKAWIAAGQPNN, encoded by the coding sequence ATGCATAAATTTTTACGCTTGTTTCCGACTCGGGCTTTGGCCGGAGCCGCAGTTTCCCTACTAGCTTTTGTCTCGGCCTGTACCTATTCCAAAGGTCCTGAGCCTAGCCCTTGCAATGACCCTACCCCGGCAACCTACGCGGCGGTCATTTCTCCCATTTTCGATGCCAACTGCCGAGCCTGCCACGGCGCTACGGTGTACCAGACGCTGGGTGGTGGCAACGACTACAGCACCTATGAGGGCATAAAACGGCAGTCGAGCCGCCTGATTATCGGGTGCATCTCGCACGAGGCCGGCTACAACCCTATGCCTAAAGGAGGAGCCAAGATATCAGAGTGCGACATTGCTCAAATCAAGGCCTGGATTGCCGCCGGGCAGCCTAATAACTAG
- a CDS encoding carboxypeptidase-like regulatory domain-containing protein translates to MRPLVGYVVDAEGQPLSSAMLLVKGTQNVYITDSEGRFQLTSPVYQKQVLTVESAGYITRLVPSTTARFLPWYWNGTRTLKSSVRASGPGR, encoded by the coding sequence GTGCGCCCCTTGGTCGGCTATGTTGTAGATGCTGAAGGTCAGCCTTTGTCCAGCGCCATGCTGCTGGTGAAGGGCACCCAAAACGTGTATATCACTGACAGCGAAGGCCGCTTTCAGCTTACTTCTCCCGTGTACCAAAAGCAGGTGCTGACGGTAGAGTCGGCGGGCTACATCACCCGCCTGGTACCCTCAACGACTGCAAGATTCCTACCGTGGTACTGGAACGGGACCCGAACGCTAAAATCAAGCGTACGGGCAAGCGGGCCGGGCAGGTGA
- a CDS encoding DUF5777 family beta-barrel protein has protein sequence MNTPRHAVPFLFSLALGLLAFAPMAQAQTDLLGQLEKETEDSAKREVVAATFKGTHIINSQSVETPGKGTLAFLIQHRFGTLNSGAYNFFGLDQAVLRLSFEYGLTSRLTVGLGRSSQEKTFDGFAKYRAIRQTTGVRPMPVSVTLFASSSITTLRFNEPVERTTASRVTYAYQALIARKFSPALSVQLMPTLIHRNYVATAPEENDVYALGGALRQKITKRTALTADYYYLFSNHTASNFRNALGLGLDIETGGHVFQLHVTNSLGMTEKFFVPETTGNFFSGDLYFGFTVARNFTLKPQI, from the coding sequence ATGAATACACCTCGACACGCTGTTCCTTTTCTGTTCAGCTTAGCCCTGGGCCTGTTGGCTTTTGCGCCCATGGCCCAGGCCCAGACCGACCTGTTGGGTCAGCTGGAAAAAGAAACCGAAGACTCTGCCAAACGCGAAGTGGTAGCTGCCACTTTCAAAGGCACCCACATCATCAACTCCCAGTCGGTAGAAACGCCGGGCAAAGGCACCTTGGCCTTTTTAATTCAGCACCGGTTTGGCACGCTCAACAGCGGCGCCTACAACTTCTTTGGCCTCGATCAGGCCGTGCTGCGTCTGAGCTTTGAGTATGGCCTGACCAGCCGCCTTACCGTGGGCCTGGGTCGCAGCTCCCAGGAAAAGACGTTCGACGGCTTCGCCAAATACCGCGCTATCCGGCAAACCACCGGCGTGCGTCCCATGCCGGTTTCGGTAACGCTGTTTGCTTCCTCGTCTATTACCACCCTTCGGTTCAACGAGCCTGTAGAACGTACCACGGCCTCACGCGTGACCTACGCCTACCAGGCCCTGATTGCCCGCAAGTTCAGCCCGGCCCTGTCGGTACAGCTGATGCCCACCCTGATTCACCGCAACTACGTGGCCACGGCTCCCGAGGAAAATGACGTGTACGCGCTGGGCGGCGCGCTGCGGCAGAAGATTACCAAGCGCACAGCTTTGACGGCCGACTATTACTACCTGTTTTCCAACCACACGGCCAGCAACTTCCGCAATGCCCTGGGTCTGGGCCTCGACATTGAAACCGGCGGCCACGTGTTTCAACTGCACGTGACCAACTCGCTGGGCATGACGGAGAAATTCTTCGTGCCCGAAACCACCGGTAACTTCTTTAGCGGCGACCTGTATTTCGGCTTTACAGTAGCCCGCAATTTCACGCTGAAGCCTCAGATTTAA
- a CDS encoding YceI family protein, whose protein sequence is MKRLLSLLFIPLLLATTQSGWAQGKFMTKTGRVTFFSTSILEDIEARNTAAAAVLDLSSGQLAFSVPIKEFMFKRTLMQEHFNENYMESVKFPKATFSGHFIGLDVAKLSEPGTHNCKVEGDLTIHGVTHHMTVPCSLEMKNGQLTAFALFSVAPADYNIEIPLLVRENIAKIVSIRVGLACDPVEGGNTPVTRSTSPN, encoded by the coding sequence ATGAAGAGGCTGTTGTCCTTATTGTTTATACCCTTGCTGCTGGCGACTACCCAGTCGGGCTGGGCGCAGGGTAAATTCATGACCAAAACGGGTCGCGTCACGTTCTTTTCGACTAGTATCCTCGAAGACATTGAAGCCCGCAACACGGCGGCGGCGGCCGTGCTCGACCTAAGCTCCGGACAATTGGCTTTCAGTGTACCCATTAAGGAGTTCATGTTTAAGCGCACCCTGATGCAGGAGCACTTCAACGAGAACTACATGGAATCGGTCAAATTCCCCAAAGCCACGTTTAGCGGGCATTTCATCGGCCTGGATGTGGCCAAGCTAAGTGAGCCAGGAACCCACAACTGCAAAGTGGAAGGCGACTTAACGATTCACGGCGTAACGCACCACATGACGGTGCCGTGCTCCCTGGAAATGAAGAATGGGCAGCTCACGGCCTTTGCCCTTTTCAGCGTGGCTCCGGCCGACTACAACATTGAAATCCCACTGCTGGTACGCGAGAATATTGCCAAGATTGTGAGTATCCGCGTGGGCCTGGCCTGTGACCCGGTCGAGGGCGGAAACACTCCGGTAACGCGCTCAACTTCCCCCAACTAA
- a CDS encoding penicillin-binding transpeptidase domain-containing protein codes for MQYLEGRKYVVQALFLVVALVFGARLFYIQVLDGSYKLAADRNTLQRIVQVPYRGLIYDRNGQLLVQNIPVYDLVVVPREVKQLDTARFCQLLQLPLEEVRESLKAARKYSRVKASPLVQNLSTPELAAIQDNLIDFPGFSIKARMARSYKTENMAHALGYVGAITPAFLEKPKYAKYLPGDNLGITGLESFYESVLMGRRGVQYRMVNVRGIEKGAFRNGEFDTLSVAGQDLHTSIDIELQKYGEMLMQGKRGSIVALDPKTGEILALVSAPMYEPSILTGKGMGNRYMELLNNPERPLFNRPLMATYPPGSVFKMVNELVALQMGVVTPETGFDCNWRLVRCTHRHEPPRNLTIAIKQSCNPYFYQVMKASVLRGRSTNRFEDARLGLGEWRRQVMSFGLGSKLGVDMASEKKGMIPSPEFYDKAYGYHRWGYKTVYSLSIGQGKLVLPACRWLTLWPPLPTAATITPRISCAASGRAGRCPSTPSAT; via the coding sequence TTGCAATACCTTGAAGGCCGCAAATACGTCGTTCAGGCCTTATTCCTGGTCGTGGCGCTGGTATTTGGGGCCCGACTCTTCTACATCCAGGTCCTGGACGGCAGCTACAAGCTGGCCGCCGACCGCAACACGCTGCAGCGCATCGTGCAGGTGCCCTACCGTGGTCTGATTTATGACCGCAACGGACAGCTGCTGGTGCAGAATATACCCGTGTACGACCTGGTGGTGGTGCCGCGGGAGGTAAAGCAGCTTGATACGGCCCGCTTCTGCCAGCTTTTGCAGCTGCCGCTGGAAGAGGTGCGCGAGAGCCTGAAGGCCGCCCGCAAATACTCGCGGGTAAAGGCCTCGCCGCTGGTGCAAAACCTGAGTACGCCCGAACTGGCCGCTATTCAGGACAACCTGATTGACTTTCCCGGCTTCAGCATCAAGGCCCGGATGGCGCGCTCCTACAAAACGGAAAACATGGCCCACGCCCTGGGCTACGTGGGGGCCATTACGCCCGCTTTTCTGGAAAAGCCCAAATACGCCAAGTACCTGCCCGGCGACAACCTGGGCATTACCGGTCTGGAGTCGTTCTACGAATCGGTGCTGATGGGACGGCGCGGGGTGCAGTACCGCATGGTCAACGTGCGCGGCATCGAGAAGGGCGCCTTTCGCAACGGCGAGTTCGATACGCTTTCGGTGGCGGGGCAGGATCTGCACACCAGCATTGATATTGAGCTGCAGAAATACGGTGAGATGCTGATGCAGGGCAAGCGGGGCTCCATCGTGGCCCTGGACCCCAAGACCGGCGAAATTCTGGCCCTGGTGTCGGCCCCCATGTACGAGCCTTCCATTCTGACCGGCAAGGGCATGGGCAACCGCTACATGGAGCTGCTCAATAACCCCGAGCGGCCCCTGTTCAACCGCCCCCTGATGGCCACCTATCCGCCCGGCTCGGTGTTTAAGATGGTGAACGAGCTGGTGGCCCTGCAAATGGGCGTGGTAACGCCCGAAACCGGCTTCGACTGCAACTGGCGGCTGGTACGCTGCACGCACCGGCACGAGCCGCCCCGCAATCTGACCATTGCCATCAAGCAAAGCTGTAACCCGTATTTCTACCAGGTGATGAAGGCCAGCGTGCTGCGGGGCCGCTCCACCAACCGCTTCGAGGATGCCCGCCTGGGCCTGGGCGAATGGCGGCGGCAGGTGATGTCGTTCGGGCTGGGTTCGAAGCTGGGTGTGGACATGGCCAGTGAAAAGAAAGGTATGATACCCTCGCCCGAGTTCTACGACAAGGCCTATGGCTACCACCGCTGGGGCTATAAAACGGTGTATTCGCTTAGCATCGGGCAGGGGAAATTGGTATTACCGGCTTGCAGATGGCTAACATTATGGCCACCATTGCCAACCGCGGCTACTATTACACCCCGCATTTCGTGCGCGGCATCGGGCAGGGCGGGCCGCTGCCCGAGTACACCCAGCGCCACGTGA